A window of Peromyscus eremicus chromosome 7, PerEre_H2_v1, whole genome shotgun sequence contains these coding sequences:
- the LOC131914235 gene encoding olfactory receptor 8G50-like produces the protein MSEGNHSRVTEFILSGLTDKPELQLPLFLLFLGIYVLTVLGNLGMIILILLSSHLHTPMYFFLSSLSFIDLCYSTVVTPKMLVNFVTMKNVISYPECMTQLYFFVVFVISECYMLSAMAYDRYVAICNPLMYNVTMSYQVCSWMVGAVYGMGFIEATVHTVCMLRVLFCKANVVNHFFCDLLPLLQLSCSSTLVNEVVMLCLSSFNFCVPTLTILSSYSFIITRIIHMKSTESRFKAFSTCSSHIFAVAIFFGSLGFMYFQPSSVSSKEQGKVSSVFYTTVVPMLNPLIYSLRNKDVKLALNKLLLKKTFQM, from the coding sequence ATGTCCGAAGGCAATCACTCCAGAGTGACTGAGTTCATCCTTTCTGGGTTAACAGACAAACCAGAGCTGCAGCTGcccctgttcctcctcttccttggaaTCTATGTGCTCACAGTGCTGGGGAACCTGGGAATGATCATCCTGATCCTGCTCAGCTCCCACCTAcacacccccatgtacttcttcctcagcaGTCTCTCCTTCATTGACCTCTGTTATTCCACCGTTGTTACCCCCAAAATGCTGGTGAACTTTGTGACAATGAAGAACGTCATCTCCTACCCTGAATGCATGACTCAGCTCTATTTCTTCGTAGTCTTTGTTATATCTGAGTGTTACATGTTGTCTGCAATGGCATATGACCGCTATGTTGCCATCTGTAATCCCTTGATGTATAATGTCACTATGTCTTACCAAGTCTGTTCCTGGATGGTAGGTGCGGTGTATGGTATGGGCTTCATTGAAGCCACAGTTCACACTGTTTGCATGCTAAGAGTGCTTTTCTGCAAGGCTAATGTAGTAAACCATTTCTTCTGTGATCTTCTGCCATTGCTACAACTTTCCTGCTCCAGTACACTTGTCAATGAGGTAGTAATGCTGTGTCTCAGttcttttaatttctgtgttccaACCCTGACCATCTTGAGCTCTTATAGTTTTATCATTACCAGAATCATTCACATGAAATCCACTGAGAGCAGATTCAAAGCCTTCAGCACCTGCAGCTCCCATATCTTTGCTGTGGCTATCTTCTTTGGTTCTCTTGGATTCATGTACTTTCAGCCATCATCAGTCAGCTCCAAAGAACAAGGGAAAGTGTCCTCTGTGTTTTATACTACTGTGGTACCCATGCTGAACCCGCTAATTTACAGCCTGAGGAATAAGGATGTCAAACTTGCTCTAAATAAGTTGCTTCTAAAGAAGACATTTCagatgtaa